From a single Macrobrachium rosenbergii isolate ZJJX-2024 chromosome 59, ASM4041242v1, whole genome shotgun sequence genomic region:
- the LOC136837559 gene encoding keratin, type I cytoskeletal 9-like, with amino-acid sequence MRLLLIALGGILVALCHAGGGGKGGGGGGYGGGGHGGGYGGHGGGFSKGGSHGQVAAYGGSYGGHGQGGYGGGGGKGGFKGGSYGAVSHGGFGGKGGSKGGSYGGFGGGKGGIKGGGFRRGKGGSKGGFGGGKGKGGGKGGSSRGHYRVVYMPVYRPVHRPMSYGFQGGKGGSKGGKGGSKGGSYRVASHGFGGGKGGSKGGSKGGFSGGYGGGRGGKGGFKGGSFGGGKGGSKGGSFGHGGGYGGHSGGGYGGHSPSYGVSSYGSSYGK; translated from the exons ATG AGATTGCTTCTCATTGCACTCGGTGGCATTCTCGTAGCGCTGTGCCACGCTGGTGGAGGAGGTAAaggcggtggaggaggaggttacGGTGGAGGGGGTCACGGAGGAGGTTACGGAGGCCATGGTGGTGGCTTCTCCAAAGGCGGTTCCCACGGTCAGGTAGCCGCCTACGGTGGTTCCTACGGAGGCCATGGCCAAGGAGGGTACGGGGGAGGTGGCGGCAAAGGAGGGTTCAAAGGTGGATCCTACGGAGCCGTCTCGCACGGAGGCTTCGGCGGCAAGGGTGGATCGAAAGGCGGGTCCTACGGCGGATTTGGCGGCGGCAAAGGTGGCATTAAAGGAGGCGGATTCAGAAGAGGTAAAGGTGGATCCAAAGGTGGTTTCGGAGGTGGCAAAGGGAAAGGGGGTGGAAAAGGAGGCTCCTCCAGAGGCCACTACAGGGTTGTGTACATGCCTGTGTACAGGCCTGTGCATAGGCCTATGTCCTATGGATTCCAGGGTGGGAAAGGAGGTTCTAAAGGAGGCAAAGGAGGATCAAAAGGCGGATCCTATCGGGTTGCCTCACATGGATtcggaggaggaaagggaggatcCAAGGGTGGATCCAAAGGAGGATTCTCCGGCGGTTACGGCGGAGGTCGAGGAGGAAAGGGAGGCTTCAAGGGAGGATCCTTCGGAGGCGGAAAAGGAGGATCCAAGGGTGGATCCTTCGGTCATGGTGGAGGATACGGAGGACATTCAGGAGGTGGTTATGGAGGACACTCACCATCTTATGGAGTCAGTTCTTATGGAAGTAGTTATGGAAAATAG